The following proteins come from a genomic window of Candidatus Saccharibacteria bacterium oral taxon 488:
- a CDS encoding PDZ domain-containing protein, with the protein MVFIGILVGLIILVLLVVVHELGHAIVARRNGVVVEEFGIGFPPAAKKWRPKKSFLGKNVVFSLNWLPLGGFVKLKGEYDSAEGAGTYGGATFWVKTKILLAGVMMNWLTAVVLFIILALVGMPKILPQQAVLPFDSRVERSTLTVARVTPGSPAEKVGLQRGDEVRKIGDHNVATPAELSAATKAQAGREVTIELVRSGQTLTKQVKLQTADQAKNGGYLGVGPQQTETIHSTWSAPIAAVVTTGQLTYETVAGVGSILIKTINGTVGQLVGSPESRQAAKADLAAVGESVAGPVGILGVLFPSVLSSGVTQILLLAAIISLTLAVMNVLPIPALDGGRWFTMAGFKLFKKKLTKEREETIQGIGFLVLMALTVLVTWSDITKVLRG; encoded by the coding sequence ATGGTGTTCATTGGAATTTTGGTTGGGCTGATCATATTAGTTTTATTGGTAGTGGTGCATGAATTGGGGCACGCGATCGTGGCGCGGCGCAATGGTGTGGTGGTTGAGGAATTCGGTATCGGCTTCCCACCGGCTGCGAAAAAATGGCGGCCTAAAAAGAGCTTTCTCGGCAAGAATGTGGTGTTTAGTCTAAACTGGCTGCCGCTCGGCGGGTTCGTCAAGCTGAAGGGTGAATACGATTCGGCCGAAGGCGCGGGGACGTATGGCGGCGCTACTTTTTGGGTAAAGACCAAGATTTTATTAGCCGGCGTGATGATGAATTGGCTGACGGCCGTCGTGCTGTTCATAATATTGGCGCTCGTGGGGATGCCAAAAATTTTACCACAGCAGGCAGTGCTGCCATTTGATTCACGGGTGGAGCGTTCAACACTGACGGTGGCGCGAGTGACACCAGGCTCGCCGGCAGAAAAGGTTGGCCTTCAGCGTGGCGATGAGGTGCGAAAGATCGGCGATCATAATGTGGCAACACCAGCCGAACTGTCAGCAGCGACGAAAGCACAGGCTGGTCGCGAGGTGACGATTGAGCTGGTGCGCAGCGGTCAGACACTCACCAAGCAGGTTAAATTGCAAACTGCCGACCAAGCAAAAAATGGCGGCTATCTCGGTGTCGGCCCGCAACAGACAGAAACGATTCACAGTACTTGGTCGGCGCCGATCGCAGCAGTGGTGACCACGGGGCAATTGACGTATGAGACGGTGGCGGGCGTTGGTTCAATTCTCATAAAAACGATTAACGGGACGGTCGGGCAATTAGTTGGCTCGCCAGAATCTCGCCAGGCGGCCAAGGCTGATCTAGCGGCAGTTGGTGAAAGCGTGGCCGGGCCGGTTGGTATCTTGGGTGTGCTGTTTCCGTCAGTGCTGAGTTCTGGTGTGACGCAGATTTTATTGCTGGCGGCAATCATTTCGCTGACGCTAGCGGTGATGAATGTGCTGCCAATTCCGGCGCTGGACGGCGGGCGGTGGTTCACAATGGCGGGCTTTAAATTATTCAAGAAAAAATTGACCAAAGAGCGTGAGGAAACGATTCAGGGCATTGGTTTTTTGGTACTGATGGCGCTGACGGTTTTAGTGACGTGGAGTGACATCACGAAGGTATTAAGGGGATAA
- the uppS gene encoding di-trans,poly-cis-decaprenylcistransferase — protein MSEKTELPRHVGFIVDGNRRWAKKHGLPAYEGHFAGYNSLKDVLLETLRRGVKYASAYVFSTENWKRSEEEVGHLMGLLLKVLESDVPIFLEHNVRMRVIGSREGLSETLRKAIERAEERTRNLTGGELLLCLNYGGHLEIADAVKKIVQSGVVAEEVTPELIAQNLYAPEVPPCDLIVRTSGEQRLSNFMLWRAAYSELMFIEKNWPDMTTKDVEFILEEYKKRNRRFGG, from the coding sequence ATGAGTGAAAAAACAGAATTGCCGAGGCACGTTGGCTTTATCGTTGACGGTAATCGCCGCTGGGCGAAGAAACACGGGCTGCCGGCTTATGAGGGGCATTTTGCGGGATACAACAGCCTGAAGGATGTGCTACTGGAGACGTTGCGTCGCGGCGTGAAGTATGCCAGCGCGTATGTGTTTAGTACAGAAAATTGGAAGCGCTCCGAGGAGGAGGTCGGGCATTTGATGGGTTTGCTGCTCAAGGTGCTGGAGTCAGACGTGCCAATATTTTTGGAGCACAATGTGCGGATGCGGGTGATTGGTTCACGCGAGGGGTTGTCAGAGACCTTGCGAAAAGCGATTGAGCGAGCCGAGGAGCGAACGCGGAATTTGACGGGCGGCGAGCTGCTTTTGTGCCTTAATTACGGCGGGCATTTGGAAATTGCCGATGCGGTTAAAAAAATTGTTCAGTCGGGTGTGGTAGCCGAAGAGGTGACGCCAGAACTGATCGCTCAGAACTTGTATGCACCGGAAGTGCCACCGTGTGACCTTATCGTGCGAACAAGCGGCGAACAGCGATTGAGTAATTTCATGCTGTGGCGGGCGGCATATAGCGAGCTAATGTTCATCGAGAAAAACTGGCCAGACATGACAACAAAAGATGTGGAGTTCATTCTGGAGGAGTACAAAAAACGTAATCGGCGCTTTGGAGGGTAA